A stretch of the Pongo pygmaeus isolate AG05252 chromosome 16, NHGRI_mPonPyg2-v2.0_pri, whole genome shotgun sequence genome encodes the following:
- the LOC134738336 gene encoding balbiani ring protein 3-like isoform X17: MSRAFHNGPMRRGCCVHSDPMRCGCCVHRDPMRCGCCVHRDPMRCGCCVHNSPMRCGCCVHSDPMRCGCCVHNSPMRRGCCVHRDPMRCGCCVHNGPMRCGCCVHRDPMRCGCCVHRDPMRCGCCVHSDPMRCGCCVHRDPMRCGCCVHRDPMRRGCCVHRDPMRCGCCVHRDPMRCGCCVHRDPMRCGCCVHRDPMRCGCCVHRDPMRCGCCVHSDPMRRGCCVHRDPMRRGCCVHRDPMRRGCCVHRDPMRRGCCVHRDPMRRGCCVHRDPMRRGCCVHRDPMRRGCCVHRDPMRRGCCVHRDPMRRGCCVHRDPMRCGCCVHRDPMRCGCCVHRDPMRCGCCVHRDPMRRGCCVHSDPMRRGCCVHNGPMRCGCCVHRDPMRCGCCVHRDPMRCGCCVHSDPMRRGCCVHRDPMRRGCCVHSDPMRRGCCVHRDPMRRGCCVHRDPMRRGCCVHRDPMRRGCCVHRDPMRRGCCVHRDPMRCGCCVHRDPMRCGCCVHRDPMRCGCCVHRDPMRCGCCVHRDPMRCGCCVHNGPMRCGCCVHRDPMRCGCCVHNDPMRCGCCVHNSPMRCGCCVHSDPMRCGCWVHSDPMRCGCCVHRDPMRCGCCVHRDPMRCGCCVHRDPMRCGCCVHRDPMRCGCCVHRDPMRCGCCVHNGPMRCGCCVHRDPMRCGCCVHNDPMRCGCCVHNSPMRCGCCVHSDPMRCGCWVHSDPMRCGCCVHRDPMRCGCCVHRDPMRCGCCVHRDPMRCGCCVHRDPMRCGCCVHRDPMRCGCCVHSDPMRRGCCVHRDPMRRGCCVHSDPMRRGCCVHRDPMRRGCCVHRDPMRRGCCVHRDPMRCGCCVHRDPMRRGCCVHSDPMRRGCCVHRDPMRCGCCVHNGPMRCGCCVHRDPMRRGCCVHSDPMRCGCCVHRDPMRCGCCVHRDPMRCGCCVHSDPMRCGCCVHRDPMRCGCCVHSDPMRCGCCVHRDPMRCGCCVHRDPMRCGCCVHSDPMRCGCCVHSDPMRCGCCVHNSPMRCGCCVHSDPMRCGCCVHNSPMRCGCCVHRDPMRCGCCVHNDPMRCGCCVHNSPMRCGCCVHRDPMRCGCCVHSDPMRCGCCVHSDPMRCGCCVHSDPMRCGCCVQSDPMRCGCCVHRDPMRCGCCVHSDPMRCGYSFPLSFTDKEPQKLQSIWPQGQGSHAGLTSEVLPGPTAASLR; the protein is encoded by the exons ATGAGCAGGGCCTTTCACAATGGTCCTATGAGGcgtggatgttgtgttcacagcgatcctatgaggtgtggatgttgtgttcacagggatcctatgaggtgtggatgttgtgttcacagggatcctatgaggtgtggatgttgtgttcacaACAGTCCTATGAggtgtggatgttgtgttcacagtgatcctatgaggtgtggatgttgtgttcacaACAGTCCTATGAGGcgtggatgttgtgttcacagggatcctatgaggtgtggatgttgtgttcacaACGGTCCTATGAggtgtggatgttgtgttcacagggatcctatgaggtgtggatgttgtgttcacagggatcctatgaggtgtggatgttgtgttcacagcgatcctatgaggtgtggatgttgtgttcacagggatcctatgaggtgtggatgttgtgttcacagggatcctatgaggcgtggatgttgtgttcacagggatcctatgaggtgtggatgttgtgttcacagagatcctatgaggtgtggatgttgtgttcacagagatcctatgaggtgtggatgttgtgttcacagggatcctatgaggtgtggatgttgtgttcacagggatcctatgaggtgtggatgttgtgttcacagCGATCCTATGAGGcgtggatgttgtgttcacagggatcctatgaggcgtggatgttgtgttcacagggatcctatgaggcgtggatgttgtgttcacagggatcctatgaggcgtggatgttgtgttcacagggatcctatgaggcgtggatgttgtgttcacagggatcctatgaggcgtggatgttgtgttcacagggatcctatgaggcgtggatgttgtgttcacagggatcctatgaggcgtggatgttgtgttcacagggatcctatgaggcgtggatgttgtgttcacagggatcctatgaggtgtggatgttgtgttcacagagatcctatgaggtgtggatgttgtgttcacagggatcctatgaggtgtggatgttgtgttcacagAGATCCTATGAGGcgtggatgttgtgttcacagTGATCCTATGAGGcgtggatgttgtgttcacaACGGTCCTATGAggtgtggatgttgtgttcacagagatcctatgaggtgtggatgttgtgttcacagggatcctatgaggtgtggatgttgtgttcacagCGATCCTATGAGGcgtggatgttgtgttcacagggatcctatgaggcgtggatgttgtgttcacagCGATCCTATGAGGcgtggatgttgtgttcacagggatcctatgaggcgtggatgttgtgttcacagggatcctatgaggcgtggatgttgtgttcacagggatcctatgaggcgtggatgttgtgttcacagggatcctatgaggcgtggatgttgtgttcacagggatcctatgaggtgtggatgttgtgttcacagagatcctatgaggtgtggatgttgtgttcacagggatcctatgaggtgtggatgttgtgttcacagggatcctatgaggtgtggatgttgtgttcacagggatcctatgaggtgtggatgttgtgttcacaACGGTCCTATGAggtgtggatgttgtgttcacagggatcctatgaggtgtggatgttgtgttcacaacgatcctatgaggtgtggatgttgtgttcacaACAGTCCTATGAggtgtggatgttgtgttcacagTGATCCTATGAGGTGTGGATGTTGGGTTCACAGTGATCCTATGAggtgtggatgttgtgttcacagggatcctatgaggtgtggatgttgtgttcacagggatcctatgaggtgtggatgttgtgttcacagggatcctatgaggtgtggatgttgtgttcacagggatcctatgaggtgtggatgttgtgttcacagggatcctatgaggtgtggatgttgtgttcacaACGGTCCTATGAggtgtggatgttgtgttcacagggatcctatgaggtgtggatgttgtgttcacaacgatcctatgaggtgtggatgttgtgttcacaACAGTCCTATGAggtgtggatgttgtgttcacagTGATCCTATGAGGTGTGGATGTTGGGTTCACAGTGATCCTATGAggtgtggatgttgtgttcacagggatcctatgaggtgtggatgttgtgttcacagggatcctatgaggtgtggatgttgtgttcacagggatcctatgaggtgtggatgttgtgttcacagggatcctatgaggtgtggatgttgtgttcacagggatcctatgaggtgtggatgttgtgttcacagTGATCCTATGAGGcgtggatgttgtgttcacagggatcctatgaggcgtggatgttgtgttcacagTGATCCTATGAGGcgtggatgttgtgttcacagggatcctatgaggcgtggatgttgtgttcacagAGATCCTATGAGGcgtggatgttgtgttcacagggatcctatgaggtgtggatgttgtgttcacagggatcctatgaggcgtggatgttgtgttcacagTGATCCTATGAGGcgtggatgttgtgttcacagggatcctatgaggtgtggatgttgtgttcacaACGGTCCTATGAg gtgtggatgttgtgttcacagggatcctatgaggcgtggatgttgtgttcacagcgatcctatgaggtgtggatgttgtgttcacagagatcctatgaggtgtggatgttgtgttcacagggatcctatgaggtgtggatgttgtgttcacagcgatcctatgaggtgtggatgttgtgttcacagggatcctatgaggtgtggatgttgtgttcacagcgatcctatgaggtgtggatgttgtgttcacagagatcctatgaggtgtggatgttgtgttcacagggatcctatgaggtgtggatgttgtgttcacagcgatcctatgaggtgtggatgttgtgttcacagcgatcctatgaggtgtggatgttgtgttcacaACAGTCCTATGAggtgtggatgttgtgttcacagtgatcctatgaggtgtggatgttgtgttcacaACAGTCCTATGAggtgtggatgttgtgttcacagggatcctatgaggtgtggatgttgtgttcacaatgatcctatgaggtgtggatgttgtgttcacaACAGTCCTATGAggtgtggatgttgtgttcacagggatcctatgaggtgtggatgttgtgttcacagcgatcctatgaggtgtggatgttgtgttcacagtgatcctatgaggtgtggatgttgtgttcacagtgatcctatgaggtgtggatgttgtgttcaGAGTGATCCTATGAggtgtggatgttgtgttcacagggatcctatgaggtgtggatgttgtgttcacagTGATCCTATGAGGTGTGGATATTCTTTTCCCCttagttttacagataaggaacctCAAAAGCTCCAGAGCATTTGGCCCCAGGGGCAGGGCTCGCATGCAGGCCTCACTTCTGAGGTCCTTCCCGGTCCTACAGCTGCCTCCCTTAGGTAG
- the LOC134738336 gene encoding balbiani ring protein 3-like isoform X10, translating into MSRAFHNGPMRRGCCVHSDPMRCGCCVHRDPMRCGCCVHRDPMRCGCCVHNSPMRCGCCVHSDPMRCGCCVHNSPMRRGCCVHRDPMRCGCCVHNGPMRCGCCVHRDPMRCGCCVHRDPMRCGCCVHSDPMRCGCCVHRDPMRCGCCVHRDPMRRGCCVHRDPMRCGCCVHRDPMRCGCCVHRDPMRCGCCVHRDPMRCGCCVHRDPMRCGCCVHSDPMRRGCCVHRDPMRRGCCVHRDPMRRGCCVHRDPMRRGCCVHRDPMRRGCCVHRDPMRRGCCVHRDPMRRGCCVHRDPMRRGCCVHRDPMRRGCCVHRDPMRCGCCVHRDPMRCGCCVHRDPMRCGCCVHRDPMRRGCCVHSDPMRRGCCVHNGPMRCGCCVHRDPMRCGCCVHRDPMRCGCCVHSDPMRRGCCVHRDPMRRGCCVHSDPMRRGCCVHRDPMRRGCCVHRDPMRRGCCVHRDPMRRGCCVHRDPMRRGCCVHRDPMRCGCCVHRDPMRCGCCVHRDPMRCGCCVHRDPMRCGCCVHRDPMRCGCCVHNGPMRCGCCVHRDPMRCGCCVHNDPMRCGCCVHNSPMRCGCCVHSDPMRCGCWVHSDPMRCGCCVHRDPMRCGCCVHRDPMRCGCCVHRDPMRCGCCVHRDPMRCGCCVHRDPMRCGCCVHNGPMRCGCCVHRDPMRCGCCVHNDPMRCGCCVHNSPMRCGCCVHSDPMRCGCWVHSDPMRCGCCVHRDPMRCGCCVHRDPMRCGCCVHRDPMRCGCCVHRDPMRCGCCVHRDPMRCGCCVHSDPMRRGCCVHRDPMRRGCCVHSDPMRRGCCVHRDPMRRGCCVHRDPMRRGCCVHRDPMRCGCCVHRDPMRRGCCVHSDPMRRGCCVHRDPMRCGCCVHNGPMRCGCCVHRDPMRCGCCVHRDPMRCGCCVHSDPMRCGCCVHRDPMRCGCCVHRDPMRCGCCVHRDPMRCGCCVHRDPMRCGCCVHRDPMRRGCCVHSDPMRCGCCVHRDPMRCGCCVHRDPMRCGCCVHSDPMRCGCCVHRDPMRCGCCVHSDPMRCGCCVHRDPMRCGCCVHRDPMRCGCCVHSDPMRCGCCVHNSPMRCGCCVHRDPMRCGCCVHNDPMRCGCCVHNSPMRCGCCVHRDPMRCGCCVHSDPMRCGCCVHSDPMRCGCCVHSDPMRCGCCVQSDPMRCGCCVHRDPMRCGCCVHSDPMRCGYSFPLSFTDKEPQKLQSIWPQGQGSHAGLTSEVLPGPTAASLR; encoded by the exons ATGAGCAGGGCCTTTCACAATGGTCCTATGAGGcgtggatgttgtgttcacagcgatcctatgaggtgtggatgttgtgttcacagggatcctatgaggtgtggatgttgtgttcacagggatcctatgaggtgtggatgttgtgttcacaACAGTCCTATGAggtgtggatgttgtgttcacagtgatcctatgaggtgtggatgttgtgttcacaACAGTCCTATGAGGcgtggatgttgtgttcacagggatcctatgaggtgtggatgttgtgttcacaACGGTCCTATGAggtgtggatgttgtgttcacagggatcctatgaggtgtggatgttgtgttcacagggatcctatgaggtgtggatgttgtgttcacagcgatcctatgaggtgtggatgttgtgttcacagggatcctatgaggtgtggatgttgtgttcacagggatcctatgaggcgtggatgttgtgttcacagggatcctatgaggtgtggatgttgtgttcacagagatcctatgaggtgtggatgttgtgttcacagagatcctatgaggtgtggatgttgtgttcacagggatcctatgaggtgtggatgttgtgttcacagggatcctatgaggtgtggatgttgtgttcacagCGATCCTATGAGGcgtggatgttgtgttcacagggatcctatgaggcgtggatgttgtgttcacagggatcctatgaggcgtggatgttgtgttcacagggatcctatgaggcgtggatgttgtgttcacagggatcctatgaggcgtggatgttgtgttcacagggatcctatgaggcgtggatgttgtgttcacagggatcctatgaggcgtggatgttgtgttcacagggatcctatgaggcgtggatgttgtgttcacagggatcctatgaggcgtggatgttgtgttcacagggatcctatgaggtgtggatgttgtgttcacagagatcctatgaggtgtggatgttgtgttcacagggatcctatgaggtgtggatgttgtgttcacagAGATCCTATGAGGcgtggatgttgtgttcacagTGATCCTATGAGGcgtggatgttgtgttcacaACGGTCCTATGAggtgtggatgttgtgttcacagagatcctatgaggtgtggatgttgtgttcacagggatcctatgaggtgtggatgttgtgttcacagCGATCCTATGAGGcgtggatgttgtgttcacagggatcctatgaggcgtggatgttgtgttcacagCGATCCTATGAGGcgtggatgttgtgttcacagggatcctatgaggcgtggatgttgtgttcacagggatcctatgaggcgtggatgttgtgttcacagggatcctatgaggcgtggatgttgtgttcacagggatcctatgaggcgtggatgttgtgttcacagggatcctatgaggtgtggatgttgtgttcacagagatcctatgaggtgtggatgttgtgttcacagggatcctatgaggtgtggatgttgtgttcacagggatcctatgaggtgtggatgttgtgttcacagggatcctatgaggtgtggatgttgtgttcacaACGGTCCTATGAggtgtggatgttgtgttcacagggatcctatgaggtgtggatgttgtgttcacaacgatcctatgaggtgtggatgttgtgttcacaACAGTCCTATGAggtgtggatgttgtgttcacagTGATCCTATGAGGTGTGGATGTTGGGTTCACAGTGATCCTATGAggtgtggatgttgtgttcacagggatcctatgaggtgtggatgttgtgttcacagggatcctatgaggtgtggatgttgtgttcacagggatcctatgaggtgtggatgttgtgttcacagggatcctatgaggtgtggatgttgtgttcacagggatcctatgaggtgtggatgttgtgttcacaACGGTCCTATGAggtgtggatgttgtgttcacagggatcctatgaggtgtggatgttgtgttcacaacgatcctatgaggtgtggatgttgtgttcacaACAGTCCTATGAggtgtggatgttgtgttcacagTGATCCTATGAGGTGTGGATGTTGGGTTCACAGTGATCCTATGAggtgtggatgttgtgttcacagggatcctatgaggtgtggatgttgtgttcacagggatcctatgaggtgtggatgttgtgttcacagggatcctatgaggtgtggatgttgtgttcacagggatcctatgaggtgtggatgttgtgttcacagggatcctatgaggtgtggatgttgtgttcacagTGATCCTATGAGGcgtggatgttgtgttcacagggatcctatgaggcgtggatgttgtgttcacagTGATCCTATGAGGcgtggatgttgtgttcacagggatcctatgaggcgtggatgttgtgttcacagAGATCCTATGAGGcgtggatgttgtgttcacagggatcctatgaggtgtggatgttgtgttcacagggatcctatgaggcgtggatgttgtgttcacagTGATCCTATGAGGcgtggatgttgtgttcacagggatcctatgaggtgtggatgttgtgttcacaACGGTCCTATGAggtgtggatgttgtgttcacagagatcctatgaggtgtggatgttgtgttcacagggatcctatgaggtgtggatgttgtgttcacagcgatcctatgaggtgtggatgttgtgttcacagggatcctatgaggtgtggatgttgtgttcacagggatcctatgaggtgtggatgttgtgttcacagagatcctatgaggtgtggatgttgtgttcacagggatcctatgaggtgtggatgttgtgttcacagggatcctatgaggcgtggatgttgtgttcacagcgatcctatgaggtgtggatgttgtgttcacagagatcctatgaggtgtggatgttgtgttcacagggatcctatgaggtgtggatgttgtgttcacagcgatcctatgaggtgtggatgttgtgttcacagggatcctatgaggtgtggatgttgtgttcacagcgatcctatgaggtgtggatgttgtgttcacagagatcctatgaggtgtggatgttgtgttcacagggatcctatgag gtgtggatgttgtgttcacagtgatcctatgaggtgtggatgttgtgttcacaACAGTCCTATGAggtgtggatgttgtgttcacagggatcctatgaggtgtggatgttgtgttcacaatgatcctatgaggtgtggatgttgtgttcacaACAGTCCTATGAggtgtggatgttgtgttcacagggatcctatgaggtgtggatgttgtgttcacagcgatcctatgaggtgtggatgttgtgttcacagtgatcctatgaggtgtggatgttgtgttcacagtgatcctatgaggtgtggatgttgtgttcaGAGTGATCCTATGAggtgtggatgttgtgttcacagggatcctatgaggtgtggatgttgtgttcacagTGATCCTATGAGGTGTGGATATTCTTTTCCCCttagttttacagataaggaacctCAAAAGCTCCAGAGCATTTGGCCCCAGGGGCAGGGCTCGCATGCAGGCCTCACTTCTGAGGTCCTTCCCGGTCCTACAGCTGCCTCCCTTAGGTAG
- the LOC134738336 gene encoding balbiani ring protein 3-like isoform X20, whose amino-acid sequence MSRAFHNGPMRRGCCVHSDPMRCGCCVHRDPMRCGCCVHRDPMRCGCCVHNSPMRCGCCVHSDPMRCGCCVHNSPMRRGCCVHRDPMRCGCCVHNGPMRCGCCVHRDPMRCGCCVHRDPMRCGCCVHSDPMRCGCCVHRDPMRCGCCVHRDPMRRGCCVHRDPMRCGCCVHRDPMRCGCCVHRDPMRCGCCVHRDPMRCGCCVHRDPMRCGCCVHSDPMRRGCCVHRDPMRRGCCVHRDPMRRGCCVHRDPMRRGCCVHRDPMRRGCCVHRDPMRRGCCVHRDPMRRGCCVHRDPMRRGCCVHRDPMRRGCCVHRDPMRCGCCVHRDPMRCGCCVHRDPMRCGCCVHRDPMRRGCCVHSDPMRRGCCVHNGPMRCGCCVHRDPMRCGCCVHRDPMRCGCCVHSDPMRRGCCVHRDPMRRGCCVHSDPMRRGCCVHRDPMRRGCCVHRDPMRRGCCVHRDPMRRGCCVHRDPMRRGCCVHRDPMRCGCCVHRDPMRCGCCVHRDPMRCGCCVHRDPMRCGCCVHRDPMRCGCCVHNGPMRCGCCVHRDPMRCGCCVHNDPMRCGCCVHNSPMRCGCCVHSDPMRCGCWVHSDPMRCGCCVHRDPMRCGCCVHRDPMRCGCCVHRDPMRCGCCVHRDPMRCGCCVHRDPMRCGCCVHNGPMRCGCCVHRDPMRCGCCVHNDPMRCGCCVHNSPMRCGCCVHSDPMRCGCWVHSDPMRCGCCVHRDPMRCGCCVHRDPMRCGCCVHRDPMRCGCCVHRDPMRCGCCVHRDPMRCGCCVHSDPMRRGCCVHRDPMRRGCCVHSDPMRRGCCVHRDPMRRGCCVHRDPMRRGCCVHRDPMRCGCCVHRDPMRRGCCVHSDPMRRGCCVHRDPMRCGCCVHNGPMRCGCCVHRDPMRCGCCVHRDPMRCGCCVHSDPMRCGCCVHRDPMRCGCCVHRDPMRCGCCVHRDPMRCGCCVHRDPMRCGCCVHRDPMRRGCCVHSDPMRCGCCVHRDPMRCGCCVHRDPMRCGCCVHSDPMRCGCCVHRDPMRCGCCVHSDPMRCGCCVHRDPMRCGCCVHRDPMRCGCCVHRDPMRCGCCVHSDPMRCGCCVHSDPMRCGCCVHSDPMRCGCCVQSDPMRCGCCVHRDPMRCGCCVHSDPMRCGYSFPLSFTDKEPQKLQSIWPQGQGSHAGLTSEVLPGPTAASLR is encoded by the exons ATGAGCAGGGCCTTTCACAATGGTCCTATGAGGcgtggatgttgtgttcacagcgatcctatgaggtgtggatgttgtgttcacagggatcctatgaggtgtggatgttgtgttcacagggatcctatgaggtgtggatgttgtgttcacaACAGTCCTATGAggtgtggatgttgtgttcacagtgatcctatgaggtgtggatgttgtgttcacaACAGTCCTATGAGGcgtggatgttgtgttcacagggatcctatgaggtgtggatgttgtgttcacaACGGTCCTATGAggtgtggatgttgtgttcacagggatcctatgaggtgtggatgttgtgttcacagggatcctatgaggtgtggatgttgtgttcacagcgatcctatgaggtgtggatgttgtgttcacagggatcctatgaggtgtggatgttgtgttcacagggatcctatgaggcgtggatgttgtgttcacagggatcctatgaggtgtggatgttgtgttcacagagatcctatgaggtgtggatgttgtgttcacagagatcctatgaggtgtggatgttgtgttcacagggatcctatgaggtgtggatgttgtgttcacagggatcctatgaggtgtggatgttgtgttcacagCGATCCTATGAGGcgtggatgttgtgttcacagggatcctatgaggcgtggatgttgtgttcacagggatcctatgaggcgtggatgttgtgttcacagggatcctatgaggcgtggatgttgtgttcacagggatcctatgaggcgtggatgttgtgttcacagggatcctatgaggcgtggatgttgtgttcacagggatcctatgaggcgtggatgttgtgttcacagggatcctatgaggcgtggatgttgtgttcacagggatcctatgaggcgtggatgttgtgttcacagggatcctatgaggtgtggatgttgtgttcacagagatcctatgaggtgtggatgttgtgttcacagggatcctatgaggtgtggatgttgtgttcacagAGATCCTATGAGGcgtggatgttgtgttcacagTGATCCTATGAGGcgtggatgttgtgttcacaACGGTCCTATGAggtgtggatgttgtgttcacagagatcctatgaggtgtggatgttgtgttcacagggatcctatgaggtgtggatgttgtgttcacagCGATCCTATGAGGcgtggatgttgtgttcacagggatcctatgaggcgtggatgttgtgttcacagCGATCCTATGAGGcgtggatgttgtgttcacagggatcctatgaggcgtggatgttgtgttcacagggatcctatgaggcgtggatgttgtgttcacagggatcctatgaggcgtggatgttgtgttcacagggatcctatgaggcgtggatgttgtgttcacagggatcctatgaggtgtggatgttgtgttcacagagatcctatgaggtgtggatgttgtgttcacagggatcctatgaggtgtggatgttgtgttcacagggatcctatgaggtgtggatgttgtgttcacagggatcctatgaggtgtggatgttgtgttcacaACGGTCCTATGAggtgtggatgttgtgttcacagggatcctatgaggtgtggatgttgtgttcacaacgatcctatgaggtgtggatgttgtgttcacaACAGTCCTATGAggtgtggatgttgtgttcacagTGATCCTATGAGGTGTGGATGTTGGGTTCACAGTGATCCTATGAggtgtggatgttgtgttcacagggatcctatgaggtgtggatgttgtgttcacagggatcctatgaggtgtggatgttgtgttcacagggatcctatgaggtgtggatgttgtgttcacagggatcctatgaggtgtggatgttgtgttcacagggatcctatgaggtgtggatgttgtgttcacaACGGTCCTATGAggtgtggatgttgtgttcacagggatcctatgaggtgtggatgttgtgttcacaacgatcctatgaggtgtggatgttgtgttcacaACAGTCCTATGAggtgtggatgttgtgttcacagTGATCCTATGAGGTGTGGATGTTGGGTTCACAGTGATCCTATGAggtgtggatgttgtgttcacagggatcctatgaggtgtggatgttgtgttcacagggatcctatgaggtgtggatgttgtgttcacagggatcctatgaggtgtggatgttgtgttcacagggatcctatgaggtgtggatgttgtgttcacagggatcctatgaggtgtggatgttgtgttcacagTGATCCTATGAGGcgtggatgttgtgttcacagggatcctatgaggcgtggatgttgtgttcacagTGATCCTATGAGGcgtggatgttgtgttcacagggatcctatgaggcgtggatgttgtgttcacagAGATCCTATGAGGcgtggatgttgtgttcacagggatcctatgaggtgtggatgttgtgttcacagggatcctatgaggcgtggatgttgtgttcacagTGATCCTATGAGGcgtggatgttgtgttcacagggatcctatgaggtgtggatgttgtgttcacaACGGTCCTATGAggtgtggatgttgtgttcacagagatcctatgaggtgtggatgttgtgttcacagggatcctatgaggtgtggatgttgtgttcacagcgatcctatgaggtgtggatgttgtgttcacagggatcctatgaggtgtggatgttgtgttcacagggatcctatgaggtgtggatgttgtgttcacagagatcctatgaggtgtggatgttgtgttcacagggatcctatgaggtgtggatgttgtgttcacagggatcctatgaggcgtggatgttgtgttcacagcgatcctatgaggtgtggatgttgtgttcacagagatcctatgaggtgtggatgttgtgttcacagggatcctatgaggtgtggatgttgtgttcacagcgatcctatgaggtgtggatgttgtgttcacagggatcctatgaggtgtggatgttgtgttcacagcgatcctatgaggtgtggatgttgtgttcacagagatcctatgaggtgtggatgttgtgttcacagggatcctatgag gtgtggatgttgtgttcacagggatcctatgaggtgtggatgttgtgttcacagcgatcctatgaggtgtggatgttgtgttcacagtgatcctatgaggtgtggatgttgtgttcacagtgatcctatgaggtgtggatgttgtgttcaGAGTGATCCTATGAggtgtggatgttgtgttcacagggatcctatgaggtgtggatgttgtgttcacagTGATCCTATGAGGTGTGGATATTCTTTTCCCCttagttttacagataaggaacctCAAAAGCTCCAGAGCATTTGGCCCCAGGGGCAGGGCTCGCATGCAGGCCTCACTTCTGAGGTCCTTCCCGGTCCTACAGCTGCCTCCCTTAGGTAG